AAAACCGGTGAAGATTCAATGtggatttatatcaaaatttataaatatctgaaaTTAATAGACTAAAATCATCCTAACAAAAAGTATCCAAACACCGATCCTTAATCAAAGCCATGatcaaaaaaatgaattttagcAGAAAAAGCTCTAAATAGATAGGCTGATAATCCTTTACAAGCAAGCTCTAAATCATTATCAGTCCAGCCAATAAGAGCCACAGGCTTAGCTGTCTGTTAATCAAACAAAATGCAAGCCACGTGTAACTTAATCACAGTCATTACCTTAATCACTCCCGTCATTACGCGCTTTCTAACTACGTTCCAAAACCGAATTAAAACTTAAGAGTTCCCTTTCCTTCCCGATTCTTCTCATAACCGATTCCAATCAGAGCTTGTAGATCAAACCGGGCATGACGACGAGTCCCGATAACCAGAAACCGGTCGAACCTTCCGACATCGAGGCGCCAGCGGCACCGGCGACTGAAACGTCGACGTTTTCCGCGATCACTCAGAGATGGAAAAGAGAGGACATGATAAAGAAAGCATCCCCGATCAGTAGAGGGATAGCTCTTATCTTCTCCCTCCTCGCCTTCTTAATCATGGTCTGTAACAAACACGGACCCGGTAGAAACTTCGACGAGTACGAAGAGTACAGGTGGCGTTCTCTGATTGATTACTTTGAATCACTAAAAAAAATTGgggttttgaaatttcatctattaaaaaaaacaattcgaGAATTGCTTTTCCAGATATGTAGTGGCGATCGCGATCACCGCAACGTTGTACACTGCGTGGCAAACGTTCGTACATCTCTCCAAAAGAGACTTCTTTGATCGCCGGACTTCCATTTTCGTCGATTTCTCCGGCGACCAGGTAACAGAGAGACGACACTGATGAGTGATGACCACGACACCTAATTGTTAAAGTTATCATCTTTTTTTAATGCAAATTGTTGTGATTTTTGCAGATAGTAGCGTATCTTCTGATATCAGCTGCTTCCTCTGCGATTCCGTTGACCAATAGGTTCAGAGAAGGTCAAGATAACATTTTTACCGACTCTGCTGCTTCGGCTATCACGATGGCTGTACTCGCCTTTGTTTCTTTAGCTCTCTCTGCTCTCTTCTCCGGTTACAAACTCTCCACTACTCATTCTTTTGTCTGAATGAATCTCCTACTTTAAGCCTCTCCTCTGCTTCTCCGTGTTGATGTATGTGATATTTGTAAATGTCATTCTTTTATGTGTGTGCATATAGCTGCTCTTTCACTCTCTGTATGTTCTTCATTGATACTTTTGGAAGCTGTATCCGGAGCAATGTAAATTATTGGGTTATTTGATATAGTAGATGCTATCTATCACACATACAATCATACTCAATTCAGTTCGATGGAGTCCGGTATAGAATTAACCTATTATCATGCAATCGACTGATCATCCAGATTATAGATTTCATGTCTGTAACTCAGGAACTGAAAACATGTGAAAAATTTGATTggttttatttcatttttgtagTTGTATGGTACAAGAAGACTTAAAGATATTATAACATTACAGGCGTGTGAAAGCTCTCGCATGAGccatgtaaaaaaaaaaacaaatgaaataatTTTCTCTATGGACTACATAGACTATATAGTCTTATGTAGCTGGAGGATCACTAGTAAGTAGTTAAACCCGTTTCTCTATATCAACAGATTCCCTTTATCTTCACGACAAGAACGAATCAAAAAACGAGGATGACTCATCGTTTGGTTCTTCTTTTGCTCTAGAGAATCCACCAACAAACTCGTTTTGTTGCGTTagaatgttgttgttgttgttgttgtgattgTTCATAGCGTAACCAAAAGGCCCTGCATTAGTGTTGTTGTTTTGCAGCATCTGAAGCGT
This genomic stretch from Raphanus sativus cultivar WK10039 chromosome 3, ASM80110v3, whole genome shotgun sequence harbors:
- the LOC108847310 gene encoding CASP-like protein 4B1 — translated: MTTSPDNQKPVEPSDIEAPAAPATETSTFSAITQRWKREDMIKKASPISRGIALIFSLLAFLIMVCNKHGPGRNFDEYEEYRYVVAIAITATLYTAWQTFVHLSKRDFFDRRTSIFVDFSGDQIVAYLLISAASSAIPLTNRFREGQDNIFTDSAASAITMAVLAFVSLALSALFSGYKLSTTHSFV